The following are encoded in a window of Acidobacteriota bacterium genomic DNA:
- the rlmN gene encoding 23S rRNA (adenine(2503)-C(2))-methyltransferase RlmN: protein MVKEISGDVDHIMAAFRAAMARIRLAPSTGPHGMTTHAVLTELEPEALASALAALDAPGFHARQIYQWIYRRGITDFARMTDLSGDLRARLDDTFTIPTPDVVARHDSTDGAVKFQLRFDDGREVETVFIPDTPAMTFCVSTQVGCAMQCGFCLTGRMGLLRNLTAGEIAAQVRLMAHALDLAGRRFNIVLMGMGEPLHNYDATMKALRILAADCGLAVHPRRVTLSTVGVLPALERLAHEPLMPNLAVSLHATTEAQRDRLVPVNRAYGLADLIAACRRFPTKRRDRITFEYVLLQGVNDSVADARRLGRLLHGIRSKVNVIPLNEAPGIPYRRPTDAEVDRFARTLAGRGVTVSVRKSRGRDIRAACGQLIVGGTRPSAGQRAAALLP, encoded by the coding sequence ATGGTTAAGGAAATCTCTGGAGATGTCGATCATATCATGGCAGCCTTCCGCGCGGCAATGGCGCGTATACGATTGGCGCCATCCACCGGCCCGCATGGCATGACGACGCACGCGGTCTTGACCGAACTCGAACCGGAGGCATTGGCGTCCGCACTCGCCGCGCTCGACGCCCCAGGGTTCCACGCCCGGCAGATCTATCAATGGATCTACCGCCGCGGGATCACCGACTTCGCCCGAATGACCGACCTCTCCGGCGACCTTCGCGCTCGCCTGGACGACACCTTCACCATCCCGACTCCCGACGTGGTCGCACGGCATGACTCCACCGACGGCGCGGTGAAGTTCCAGCTTCGCTTCGACGACGGCCGGGAAGTGGAGACAGTATTCATTCCGGACACTCCGGCGATGACCTTCTGCGTCTCGACGCAGGTGGGCTGCGCGATGCAGTGCGGCTTCTGCCTGACCGGGAGGATGGGACTCCTGCGGAACCTCACGGCGGGCGAGATCGCGGCGCAGGTGCGGCTGATGGCCCATGCGCTCGACCTGGCCGGCCGTCGCTTCAACATCGTGCTGATGGGGATGGGAGAACCTCTCCACAACTACGACGCCACCATGAAGGCCCTCCGAATCCTCGCCGCGGACTGTGGCCTGGCGGTCCACCCGCGCCGCGTGACGCTCTCGACGGTCGGCGTGCTGCCGGCGCTCGAGCGGCTGGCGCACGAGCCGCTGATGCCGAACCTGGCGGTCTCGCTGCACGCGACGACGGAAGCGCAGCGCGACCGTCTCGTTCCGGTCAACCGGGCTTATGGCCTGGCCGACCTCATCGCCGCGTGCCGCCGCTTTCCGACGAAGCGGCGAGATCGGATCACCTTCGAGTACGTCCTGTTGCAAGGCGTCAACGACAGCGTTGCCGACGCCCGGCGGCTGGGCCGGCTGCTGCATGGAATCCGCTCGAAAGTGAACGTGATTCCGCTGAACGAGGCGCCCGGCATTCCGTACCGCCGGCCGACCGACGCCGAGGTCGACCGCTTCGCGCGCACGCTCGCCGGGCGGGGCGTCACCGTCTCGGTCCGCAAGAGTCGCGGCCGCGACATCCGCGCGGCGTGCGGACAACTGATTGTGGGCGGGACGCGGCCCAGCGCTGGTCAGCGCGCCGCGGCGCTGCTGCCGTAG
- a CDS encoding MiaB/RimO family radical SAM methylthiotransferase, with the protein MTFAIITFGCRVNQADSFGLESRLRAAGASRAPVEHADLVVVNSCTVTANADQGTRQAIRRIARVNPRARVIATGCYASRDAEAVAALPGVVAVVPNAEKEALAERILEAAAPTTAVRFGGGDGACGALIPPGEHGRTAWTLRVQTGCDEKCAYCIIPSTRGGGRSVPLARVLDEVDRAVEAGYRELQLTGVHLGSYGRDLDPPSSLAALLRALDAHASDLLVRISSLEPMDCTPEVVELVTGSRRFAPHLHLPLQHASDATLRRMRRPYTLGAYRRVVDDVRARRPDAAIGSDLVVGFPGETDADSDRTLRYVAESPITYLHVFPYSDRPGTEATGMRDKVPGPVIRERARALRDVGAALSARFRASQVGAVRDGLTLAGAADGTGGGTTVLTDNYLRVHLSDPLPGNERIRVRLTGAGEAMTGELVP; encoded by the coding sequence GTGACGTTCGCGATCATTACGTTCGGGTGTCGGGTGAACCAGGCCGACTCGTTCGGGCTGGAGAGCCGGCTGCGTGCAGCGGGTGCGAGCCGCGCGCCGGTGGAACACGCCGACCTGGTGGTCGTCAACAGTTGCACGGTGACCGCCAACGCCGATCAGGGGACGCGGCAGGCGATCCGGCGGATCGCGCGGGTGAACCCGCGAGCCCGAGTGATCGCCACCGGCTGCTACGCCTCGCGCGACGCTGAGGCGGTGGCGGCGCTGCCGGGCGTCGTCGCGGTGGTGCCGAACGCGGAGAAGGAAGCGCTGGCGGAGCGGATCCTGGAGGCTGCCGCTCCCACGACGGCGGTCCGGTTCGGCGGCGGCGATGGGGCATGCGGCGCCCTCATCCCGCCGGGAGAGCATGGCCGGACCGCCTGGACGCTGCGGGTGCAGACGGGATGCGACGAGAAGTGCGCCTACTGCATCATTCCGTCGACCCGGGGCGGGGGGCGGAGCGTGCCGCTTGCCAGGGTTCTCGACGAGGTGGACCGGGCGGTGGAAGCGGGCTATCGCGAACTGCAGTTGACAGGCGTGCACCTCGGCTCGTACGGCCGCGACCTCGATCCGCCGTCGTCACTCGCCGCGTTGCTGCGGGCCCTCGACGCACACGCGTCCGATCTGCTCGTCCGGATCAGCTCGCTGGAGCCGATGGACTGCACGCCGGAGGTGGTCGAGCTGGTGACCGGCAGCCGGCGGTTCGCGCCCCACCTGCATCTGCCACTGCAGCATGCGAGCGACGCAACGCTGCGGCGGATGCGCCGGCCGTACACGCTGGGCGCCTACCGCCGCGTCGTGGACGACGTCCGCGCGCGCCGGCCGGATGCCGCGATCGGGAGCGATCTGGTGGTCGGCTTTCCGGGCGAGACCGACGCCGATTCCGACAGGACGCTCCGCTACGTCGCCGAGAGTCCGATCACCTACCTCCATGTGTTTCCGTACTCGGACCGGCCGGGCACCGAGGCAACCGGCATGCGGGACAAGGTGCCGGGCCCGGTAATCCGCGAGCGGGCACGCGCGCTGCGCGACGTCGGCGCGGCGCTGTCGGCGCGGTTTCGCGCGTCGCAGGTGGGGGCGGTTCGCGACGGCCTGACGCTGGCCGGCGCCGCGGACGGGACGGGCGGCGGCACGACCGTCCTGACCGACAATTACCTTCGCGTCCACCTTTCCGATCCGCTTCCCGGCAACGAGCGGATCCGCGTGCGCCTGACCGGCGCCGGGGAAGCGATGACGGGCGAGCTCGTTCCGTAG
- a CDS encoding SMP-30/gluconolactonase/LRE family protein: protein MRRELTMTTLALITAGFLAACGGPAEEPAPAPEPSADAPPVFDEAGTVDGLEGLVAAGAVVEKVSEGFQFTEGPVWIGGAEDGSLLFSDIPADRVYEWSEREGSSVFLDPVFLPELETNGQGGSNGLTVDSEGRVVLCEHGNRRVARIEADGTRITLADRYDGMRLNSPNDIVYHSSGAAFFTDPPYGLASPEAAELDWNGIYRLDTDGTVTLLADGQTRPNGIGLSPDEQTLYVANSDQEARIWMAYPVNEDLTVGEGSVLLDLTDSEDAGVPDGFAVDTMGNLWASGPGGIAVISPEGELLGTVRPDEQPANAAFGNDGRTLYMTARTGLYRVRTEVTGLMPGR from the coding sequence ATGCGTCGAGAACTTACCATGACAACCCTGGCGTTGATCACCGCGGGATTCCTCGCCGCGTGCGGCGGACCGGCCGAGGAGCCGGCGCCCGCACCTGAACCGTCGGCCGACGCGCCACCGGTTTTCGACGAGGCGGGGACCGTAGATGGTCTCGAAGGCCTGGTCGCAGCCGGCGCGGTCGTCGAGAAAGTGAGCGAGGGCTTTCAGTTCACTGAGGGGCCGGTCTGGATTGGAGGCGCCGAGGACGGCTCCCTCCTCTTCAGCGACATCCCCGCCGACCGCGTCTACGAGTGGTCCGAGCGGGAGGGCTCCAGCGTCTTCCTGGATCCTGTCTTCCTGCCCGAGCTCGAGACGAATGGCCAGGGGGGATCGAACGGACTGACCGTCGACAGCGAAGGCCGCGTCGTCCTCTGTGAGCACGGCAACCGCCGCGTCGCGCGGATCGAGGCCGACGGCACGCGCATCACGCTGGCGGACCGGTACGACGGCATGCGGCTCAACAGCCCGAACGACATCGTCTACCACTCGAGCGGCGCCGCGTTCTTTACCGATCCGCCGTACGGTCTCGCCAGTCCGGAGGCGGCCGAGCTCGACTGGAACGGCATCTACCGCCTTGACACGGACGGGACGGTGACGCTGCTGGCCGACGGGCAGACGCGGCCGAACGGCATTGGATTGTCGCCCGATGAACAGACGCTCTACGTGGCCAATTCGGATCAGGAAGCGCGCATCTGGATGGCGTACCCCGTGAATGAAGACCTGACGGTCGGCGAGGGAAGCGTTCTGCTGGACCTCACCGACAGCGAAGATGCAGGCGTCCCGGACGGCTTTGCGGTGGACACGATGGGCAACCTGTGGGCAAGCGGCCCGGGCGGCATCGCCGTGATCAGTCCGGAAGGCGAACTTCTCGGGACCGTCCGCCCCGACGAGCAGCCGGCAAACGCAGCCTTCGGCAACGACGGCCGCACCCTCTACATGACGGCGCGGACCGGTCTCTACCGGGTCCGGACGGAAGTGACCGGATTGATGCCGGGCCGGTAA
- a CDS encoding sigma-54-dependent Fis family transcriptional regulator → MRRLTNLARQAAPSDLPVLITGETGTGKEVLARFIHNHSGRPRELFAPYNCTSMPADLVDAQLFGHRRGAFTGAHEHALGVVRSVDGGTLLLDEIGDIDPRVQPKLLRLIESREVHPVGESRPSIVDVRILVTTNADLAQRVKEQRFRKDLFYRLNIVHIHLPPLRERRRDVPPLVRYFLHLFATHYGRQRLQMSGDAMEALMQYPWPGNVRQLVNEMHRLVVLAPGGTRITTQRLPFLEHGDSTPEPPDVSRETVTLSTDQPLATALEEVERALIVRALDSVDGRVTAAANRLGISLKTLRAKRRRLKIEPVP, encoded by the coding sequence ATGCGTCGACTCACGAACCTCGCGCGGCAAGCGGCGCCAAGCGACCTGCCGGTCCTGATCACCGGGGAGACCGGCACCGGCAAGGAAGTGCTGGCGCGCTTCATACACAACCACTCCGGGCGCCCGCGCGAGCTCTTCGCTCCGTACAACTGCACCAGCATGCCGGCCGACCTGGTCGATGCACAGCTCTTCGGCCACCGCCGCGGCGCGTTCACGGGCGCGCACGAACATGCGCTCGGGGTGGTACGGAGCGTCGACGGCGGCACACTGCTGCTCGACGAGATCGGCGACATCGACCCGCGCGTGCAACCGAAACTTCTCCGCCTGATCGAGAGCCGCGAGGTGCATCCGGTAGGAGAGTCCCGCCCGTCCATCGTCGATGTCCGCATTCTAGTCACTACCAACGCCGATTTGGCGCAGAGGGTAAAGGAGCAGCGGTTCCGGAAGGACCTGTTCTACCGCCTGAACATCGTCCACATCCACCTTCCGCCGCTGCGCGAGCGGCGGCGTGACGTCCCGCCGCTCGTCCGGTACTTTCTCCACCTGTTCGCGACACACTACGGCAGGCAGCGCCTTCAGATGTCCGGCGATGCCATGGAGGCCCTCATGCAGTACCCGTGGCCGGGCAACGTGCGCCAACTGGTGAACGAGATGCATCGCCTTGTGGTGCTTGCCCCCGGGGGAACGCGCATAACGACGCAACGCCTTCCCTTTCTCGAGCACGGCGATAGCACGCCGGAGCCGCCGGACGTGTCGCGCGAGACGGTAACGCTCTCGACGGATCAGCCGTTGGCAACGGCTCTGGAAGAAGTGGAACGCGCCTTGATCGTCCGGGCGCTCGATTCCGTCGACGGGCGCGTGACCGCCGCGGCCAACCGACTGGGAATCTCGCTGAAGACGCTGCGTGCAAAGCGGCGGCGGTTGAAGATCGAACCGGTGCCGTGA
- the nhaC gene encoding Na+/H+ antiporter NhaC has protein sequence MPDYPAGERPDVPLHLALVPVVLLIALLGASVYLFGDDSSSGPNQIALVLGAAVAAVVGLVGGQRWKDLERAISQGVSTSMGAILILLTVGSVIGTWILAGVVPTMIYYGLSILAPSVFYAAACVVCAAVALATGSSWTTAGTVGIALVGIAAAYNLNLGLAAGAIISGAYFGDKMSPLSDTTNLAPAVSGTELFTHIRHMVWTTTPSFAIAVVLFAVAGAVAGTPEGTGDVGAVLAALDSAFIIGPHLLIPVGLVLVLVIRKMPAFPALLIGALTGGLFAVLFQPEAVLRYVGEPELPRPVALVKGVWQALYGGYALDSGNPVLDDLLSRGGMASMLTTVWLIMTAMMYGAVLEATGILRTLAGRILRSVRSTGSLISATLATSFSINVLASDQYIAIVLPGRMFKSEYERRRLDPKNLSRTLEDSGTLTSVLIPWNTCGAFMAQTLGVSTLTYAPFVFFNLINPFVAAFYGFAQIGIARLPQSAPGAAAAAGAGAAPDADVAAADRHSAGDRP, from the coding sequence ATGCCTGACTACCCTGCCGGGGAGCGCCCCGACGTACCCCTGCATCTGGCGCTCGTCCCGGTCGTTCTGCTCATCGCGCTGCTTGGCGCTTCCGTCTACCTGTTCGGGGACGATTCATCGTCCGGGCCGAACCAGATTGCGCTCGTGCTCGGCGCCGCGGTCGCGGCAGTCGTCGGCCTGGTGGGCGGTCAACGTTGGAAGGACCTGGAACGGGCGATCAGCCAGGGCGTTTCCACCTCGATGGGAGCGATCCTGATCCTGCTGACGGTGGGATCGGTAATCGGCACCTGGATCCTCGCCGGCGTCGTGCCGACGATGATCTACTACGGGCTGTCGATTCTGGCGCCCTCGGTTTTCTACGCCGCCGCCTGCGTTGTCTGCGCGGCGGTGGCGCTCGCCACCGGCAGCTCGTGGACAACCGCCGGCACGGTCGGCATTGCCCTCGTCGGCATCGCCGCGGCGTACAACCTCAACCTCGGCCTGGCGGCCGGCGCGATCATCTCGGGCGCGTACTTCGGCGACAAGATGTCGCCGCTATCGGACACGACGAACCTGGCGCCCGCCGTCTCCGGGACGGAGCTCTTCACGCACATCCGCCACATGGTCTGGACGACGACGCCCAGCTTCGCCATAGCAGTTGTGCTGTTTGCCGTCGCGGGAGCGGTCGCCGGCACGCCGGAGGGGACGGGTGATGTAGGAGCCGTCCTCGCCGCGCTCGACTCGGCGTTCATCATCGGTCCGCACCTCCTGATACCGGTGGGCTTGGTCCTGGTGCTGGTGATCCGCAAGATGCCGGCCTTCCCGGCCCTGCTGATCGGCGCGCTCACGGGCGGACTGTTCGCCGTGCTGTTCCAGCCGGAAGCCGTACTCCGCTACGTTGGCGAACCTGAGCTGCCCCGGCCGGTGGCCCTGGTCAAGGGGGTCTGGCAGGCGCTCTACGGGGGTTACGCGCTCGACTCCGGCAATCCCGTGCTCGACGACCTGCTGTCGCGGGGTGGAATGGCGAGCATGCTCACCACCGTCTGGTTGATCATGACCGCCATGATGTACGGCGCGGTACTGGAGGCGACCGGCATTCTGCGGACTCTCGCCGGCCGGATCCTCCGCTCGGTCCGGAGCACCGGGTCGCTCATCAGCGCCACGCTCGCCACCTCGTTCAGCATCAACGTTCTGGCGTCGGATCAGTACATCGCGATCGTCCTGCCGGGACGCATGTTCAAGAGCGAGTACGAGCGTCGCCGTCTCGATCCCAAGAACCTGTCGCGCACGCTTGAGGACTCCGGAACCCTCACCTCGGTCCTGATCCCCTGGAACACCTGCGGCGCGTTCATGGCGCAGACGCTCGGCGTCTCCACGCTTACCTATGCCCCGTTCGTTTTCTTCAACCTGATCAACCCGTTCGTTGCGGCCTTCTACGGCTTCGCGCAGATCGGCATCGCGCGGCTGCCGCAATCGGCGCCCGGCGCAGCAGCGGCGGCCGGCGCAGGAGCGGCGCCCGACGCAGACGTCGCCGCGGCCGACAGACATTCCGCGGGTGACCGCCCCTGA
- a CDS encoding 1-acyl-sn-glycerol-3-phosphate acyltransferase translates to MRPSTASRRSASRGCRNRRPAQQRRPAQERRPTQTSPRPTDIPRVTAPERRSEPRTVVQSPEGDPLVSRDRLIDTVIKSLPEFDAGSVKDIRRLLNREVDGAGPDALYALNRRLASVGSDWSYYPRDPLAGRIHELLAERVLNKGSRIVGPRHLLRVAGEPVVIFANHLSYADANLLDVLMRRAGAVALADRLTVIAGPKVYSSLKRRFSSLCFGTVKTPQSSGLSTEDAVMSPRDVARAARQSIEIAQERLRQGEALLVFGEGTRSRDRGLRRMLAGATRYLVEVPGTWVLPMGIAGTETLFPVGAEKLHPTETVVRAGRPVLATTLMERAGEDRQLAMDVVGLVLASLVPAEYRGEYGDDAAGFDHARRLVQTLYA, encoded by the coding sequence TTGCGGCCTTCTACGGCTTCGCGCAGATCGGCATCGCGCGGCTGCCGCAATCGGCGCCCGGCGCAGCAGCGGCGGCCGGCGCAGGAGCGGCGCCCGACGCAGACGTCGCCGCGGCCGACAGACATTCCGCGGGTGACCGCCCCTGAGCGGCGGTCCGAACCGAGAACCGTCGTGCAGTCCCCCGAAGGCGATCCTCTCGTCAGCCGTGACCGGCTGATCGACACGGTCATCAAATCCCTCCCGGAGTTCGACGCCGGGAGCGTCAAAGACATTCGCCGACTGTTGAATCGCGAGGTCGACGGGGCCGGCCCCGATGCCCTCTATGCGCTCAACCGGCGACTCGCAAGCGTCGGTTCCGACTGGAGCTACTACCCGCGGGATCCGCTGGCCGGCCGAATTCACGAGCTGCTCGCCGAGCGGGTCCTCAACAAGGGTTCGCGGATCGTGGGTCCCCGGCACCTGCTGAGGGTCGCCGGCGAGCCCGTCGTCATCTTCGCCAATCACCTGTCCTACGCCGACGCCAATCTGCTGGACGTGCTCATGAGGCGCGCAGGCGCCGTCGCGCTGGCCGACCGTCTGACGGTCATTGCCGGACCGAAGGTCTACTCGAGTCTCAAACGGCGTTTTTCCAGCCTGTGTTTCGGCACCGTCAAGACGCCTCAGAGCAGCGGACTGTCAACGGAAGACGCGGTCATGTCCCCGCGGGACGTGGCCCGCGCCGCGCGCCAGTCCATCGAGATCGCCCAGGAGCGGCTTCGTCAGGGCGAGGCGCTACTGGTCTTTGGTGAAGGGACGCGAAGCCGCGACCGCGGCCTGCGCAGGATGCTCGCGGGAGCGACACGCTACCTGGTGGAGGTTCCGGGGACGTGGGTGCTGCCGATGGGCATTGCCGGCACCGAGACGCTGTTCCCGGTCGGCGCCGAGAAACTGCATCCGACCGAGACCGTGGTGCGGGCGGGGCGCCCCGTCCTCGCCACCACCCTGATGGAGCGGGCCGGCGAGGACCGGCAACTGGCCATGGACGTTGTCGGTCTCGTTCTAGCAAGCCTGGTCCCCGCGGAGTACCGGGGGGAATACGGCGATGACGCCGCCGGCTTCGATCACGCGCGGCGGCTTGTCCAGACGCTGTACGCGTGA
- a CDS encoding FAD:protein FMN transferase produces MTRRAARRAAYGLLAGFLLGAGGAPGTTTLAPVPVERSVYLMGTIATLAADAADRAAGLRQLERMVRVVEAAEAELSTWRDDSVLGRLNRQPVGEAMSAPVAVCDLLERVESWHDATGGAFDPAIGSLIEAWNLRGEGRQPDDAALQAARRNAGWEHLTVGLGGAAECAITRTADVTLDAGAFGKGEAIDRVRRAEGAEADAWMIDFGGQVAVAGGSWPVAIAHPVKRNEAALEITLSEGSLATSGGSESDLTLPDGTRIGHILDPRTGRPAPARQPFSVSVWHERALDADILSTALYVMGPEEGIAWAEARGIAACFLIADEVDEVDVRATSAFEARF; encoded by the coding sequence ATGACCCGGCGCGCCGCGCGGCGCGCCGCGTACGGATTGCTGGCCGGCTTCCTGCTCGGCGCGGGCGGCGCGCCGGGAACCACCACTCTCGCTCCCGTGCCGGTGGAGCGGTCCGTTTATCTGATGGGAACCATCGCGACCCTCGCGGCCGATGCGGCGGATCGCGCGGCGGGGCTGCGGCAGCTCGAACGGATGGTGCGTGTCGTGGAGGCGGCCGAGGCGGAGTTGAGCACCTGGCGCGATGACAGCGTGCTTGGACGGCTGAACCGGCAACCGGTGGGCGAAGCGATGTCCGCGCCGGTTGCGGTCTGCGATCTGCTCGAGCGCGTGGAGAGCTGGCACGACGCAACTGGCGGTGCGTTCGACCCGGCGATTGGATCGCTGATCGAGGCCTGGAATCTGCGCGGCGAGGGTCGTCAGCCGGATGACGCCGCGCTGCAGGCGGCCCGCCGGAACGCAGGCTGGGAACATCTGACGGTCGGGCTCGGCGGCGCGGCGGAATGTGCGATCACGCGCACGGCCGACGTGACACTGGATGCGGGCGCGTTCGGCAAGGGTGAGGCGATCGACCGGGTGCGCCGCGCGGAGGGCGCCGAAGCCGACGCGTGGATGATCGACTTCGGCGGGCAGGTGGCCGTGGCGGGCGGGAGCTGGCCGGTCGCGATTGCCCATCCGGTCAAACGGAACGAGGCCGCGCTCGAAATCACGTTGTCGGAGGGATCGCTCGCCACGAGCGGCGGCTCCGAGAGCGACCTGACGTTGCCGGACGGCACGCGCATCGGTCACATCCTTGACCCACGCACCGGGCGTCCCGCGCCGGCGCGCCAACCGTTCAGCGTCAGCGTGTGGCACGAGCGCGCACTCGACGCCGATATCCTCTCGACTGCCCTCTACGTCATGGGTCCGGAGGAAGGCATCGCCTGGGCGGAGGCGCGGGGGATCGCCGCCTGCTTTCTCATAGCCGACGAGGTGGACGAGGTCGACGTCCGCGCGACGTCCGCCTTCGAAGCGCGTTTCTGA
- a CDS encoding FMN-binding protein — translation MTRLVGRGWTTWRRAAIAAVTMSILAAGAASAQSGVVSREEALSEVFPGAAIDADRVYLTDAQADRIADLARGDLVTKIIARYVATEGGAVVGRAYVDTHVVRTKRASLLISLEADGRVRRIDVTAFLEPPEYIPSERWRNQYLEKPLDDDLAIQRAIRPIAGATLTTRSVNEAVRRILALDRVLQAGSGAGSGEAAP, via the coding sequence ATGACGCGACTGGTGGGCAGAGGATGGACGACGTGGCGCCGCGCGGCGATCGCAGCCGTGACGATGTCCATCCTCGCCGCCGGCGCGGCGTCGGCGCAGTCCGGTGTCGTGTCGCGCGAGGAGGCGCTCTCGGAGGTTTTCCCGGGCGCGGCGATCGACGCCGACCGGGTCTATCTGACCGACGCGCAGGCGGACCGGATCGCCGATCTCGCCCGCGGCGACCTGGTGACGAAGATCATCGCCCGCTACGTCGCGACGGAGGGCGGGGCGGTTGTGGGCCGCGCCTACGTCGATACGCACGTGGTCCGTACGAAGCGGGCGAGCCTGCTCATTTCACTCGAGGCGGACGGCCGGGTTCGGCGCATCGACGTCACCGCGTTTCTCGAGCCGCCGGAGTACATCCCCTCTGAGCGATGGAGGAACCAGTACCTGGAGAAGCCGCTGGACGACGACCTGGCGATTCAGCGCGCGATCCGTCCCATCGCCGGGGCCACGCTGACGACGCGCTCGGTGAACGAGGCGGTTCGCCGCATCCTCGCCCTCGACCGGGTACTCCAGGCCGGCTCGGGCGCTGGCAGCGGAGAGGCGGCGCCGTGA